One Defluviitoga tunisiensis genomic window carries:
- the ortA gene encoding 2-amino-4-oxopentanoate thiolase subunit OrtA codes for MKAKKGDWVQIHFVALKPQERSEHLPEDTKKVPFEIRIKGFLQNDEASIGDLVVIKTPIGRIVEGDLEKINPEYEHNFGEPIAELLEITMDSLFEGDRNG; via the coding sequence ATGAAAGCCAAAAAAGGAGATTGGGTTCAGATTCACTTTGTTGCTTTGAAACCTCAAGAAAGGTCAGAACACTTACCAGAAGATACAAAAAAAGTTCCTTTTGAAATCCGCATAAAAGGATTTTTACAAAATGATGAAGCTAGTATAGGTGATTTAGTTGTTATAAAAACTCCTATAGGCAGAATTGTTGAAGGGGACTTGGAAAAGATAAATCCGGAATATGAGCATAATTTTGGAGAGCCCATTGCTGAACTTTTAGAAATAACTATGGATTCACTTTTTGAAGGTGATAGAAATGGATAA
- the oraE gene encoding D-ornithine 4,5-aminomutase subunit OraE translates to MKLQPNEKINIEEILKDLENYSPKRKGWTWRKKLPEGIKKSDFEYYQISEDLKNSIPLPSAHYFESIDPQPDTVITSEIASGRFEEDIRRMRMAAWHGADHIMVIRTLGQSHVDGLLEGTPEGTGGIPITRKQLRATRKALDLIEEEVGREINLHSYVSGVAGPEIAVLFAEEGVNGAHQDPQYNILYRGINPVRSIVDAAVAKKIMACANMLQIDGAHNANASAKKARNVMPELLVQHAINSLFSLKVGMKKENIALSTVPPVVSPSPEFRINLVYAVTLRELFNGYKFRAQMNTRYIESDLFDATRIHVLNTMISRLTSADIQSTITPDEGRNVPWHINSIRGVETAKHTLISADGIKKYVKLDEGKIREEVRELKKRAILMFEEIIEMGGYFEALEKGMFVDNGFYPERSGDGIVRSTNGEIAAGTVVPRDEDYMAPVCEHFGYNNLPKNIEKPCDLIDGCTLHKREKIQYIDELDEEDNVKKRLSEIKEYKSQNLIKPEVEWRYDGWIQIDMTIPEQEDYAQAAAIEICKRMGLEEIQVIGKKILHPAEGTYLELKGKVPFFIKKDELQLPKKEELLDDDELFNFFSKHKVKVVAGTIGNDEHNIGIREILDIKHGGIEKYGISYVYLGTSVPPEKIIDAAIEVGAQAILASMIITHNDVHIQNMIKLHQIAVEKGVRDKILIIVGGTQITNDLAVKNYMDAGFGRGTTGKHVATFLAKKLKD, encoded by the coding sequence ATGAAACTTCAACCAAATGAAAAGATAAATATAGAAGAAATATTAAAAGATCTAGAAAATTATTCCCCAAAAAGAAAAGGGTGGACTTGGAGAAAAAAATTACCAGAAGGGATAAAAAAAAGTGATTTTGAATATTATCAAATAAGTGAAGATTTAAAAAATTCTATTCCCCTACCTTCTGCTCACTATTTTGAAAGCATTGATCCACAACCTGATACTGTAATAACGTCAGAAATAGCCTCAGGCAGATTTGAAGAGGATATACGAAGGATGAGAATGGCTGCATGGCATGGAGCAGATCATATAATGGTTATTAGAACATTAGGTCAAAGTCATGTTGATGGTCTTCTAGAAGGAACTCCAGAAGGAACTGGGGGTATACCAATAACTAGGAAGCAGCTTAGAGCTACTAGAAAGGCTTTAGATCTCATAGAAGAGGAGGTAGGTAGAGAAATAAATCTTCATAGTTATGTATCAGGGGTAGCGGGTCCCGAGATTGCTGTTCTTTTTGCTGAAGAGGGAGTAAATGGGGCACACCAAGATCCCCAATATAACATCTTGTATAGAGGGATAAATCCTGTAAGGTCTATTGTAGACGCTGCTGTTGCAAAGAAGATTATGGCTTGTGCTAATATGCTTCAAATAGATGGGGCACATAACGCCAATGCTTCTGCTAAAAAAGCCAGAAATGTGATGCCAGAATTACTTGTACAGCATGCAATAAATTCGTTATTTTCTTTAAAAGTTGGAATGAAGAAAGAAAATATTGCTTTGTCAACCGTGCCACCGGTTGTTTCGCCTTCACCAGAATTTAGAATAAATTTAGTGTATGCAGTAACCTTAAGGGAATTATTTAATGGATATAAATTTAGGGCCCAAATGAACACAAGGTATATTGAGTCAGATTTGTTTGATGCTACCAGGATTCATGTTTTAAATACAATGATATCAAGATTAACATCTGCTGATATACAATCAACAATTACCCCTGACGAAGGTCGAAACGTTCCATGGCATATTAATTCTATAAGAGGGGTTGAAACCGCAAAACATACCTTAATATCTGCAGATGGGATAAAAAAATATGTCAAACTTGATGAGGGAAAAATAAGGGAAGAAGTTAGAGAGTTGAAAAAGCGTGCTATATTAATGTTTGAAGAAATTATAGAAATGGGAGGTTATTTTGAGGCCCTTGAAAAAGGTATGTTTGTTGACAATGGTTTTTATCCAGAGAGATCTGGAGACGGAATTGTTAGATCAACAAATGGAGAAATTGCTGCAGGAACTGTTGTACCAAGAGATGAAGATTATATGGCACCAGTATGTGAACATTTTGGGTACAATAATTTACCAAAAAATATTGAAAAACCTTGTGATTTAATTGATGGATGTACTTTGCATAAAAGGGAAAAAATACAATATATAGATGAGTTAGACGAAGAAGATAATGTTAAAAAAAGGCTTTCTGAAATAAAAGAGTATAAGAGCCAAAATCTTATAAAACCGGAAGTTGAGTGGAGATATGATGGATGGATACAAATAGATATGACAATACCAGAACAAGAAGATTATGCACAAGCGGCCGCAATAGAAATATGTAAAAGAATGGGCCTAGAAGAGATACAAGTTATAGGTAAAAAAATTTTGCATCCTGCAGAAGGCACTTATTTAGAGTTGAAAGGGAAAGTTCCTTTTTTTATTAAAAAAGATGAATTGCAACTTCCAAAGAAAGAAGAATTACTTGATGACGATGAACTTTTCAACTTTTTTAGTAAACATAAAGTCAAAGTTGTGGCAGGTACCATCGGAAATGACGAACATAATATTGGAATAAGGGAAATTTTAGATATAAAACATGGTGGTATAGAAAAATATGGCATAAGTTATGTATACTTAGGTACCTCAGTTCCGCCAGAAAAGATTATAGATGCAGCAATAGAAGTAGGTGCACAAGCAATACTGGCTTCTATGATAATTACCCATAACGATGTTCATATTCAGAACATGATAAAATTACATCAAATAGCCGTTGAAAAAGGAGTAAGAGATAAAATATTAATAATAGTAGGAGGGACTCAAATAACTAATGATTTAGCTGTTAAAAACTATATGGATGCAGGGTTTGGAAGAGGTACTACCGGTAAACATGTTGCAACTTTTTTAGCTAAAAAGTTAAAAGATTAA
- the ord gene encoding 2,4-diaminopentanoate dehydrogenase yields the protein MYRVAIWGFGAMGSGIARNVLSKYDLQLVGVYDIREEYINRDVGELLGLGKTGIKVFDNPEKMIVETNPDLVVIATSSFISNVKDQIITVLRNNVNVITIAEEMAYPFYTDIEAANEINNVAVRHNMSVLGTGINPGFVLDTLIITLTGACLNVRKIKASRINDLSPFGPTVMQTQGVGSTPEEFEKGIRNGSIVGHIGFEQSIDMIADALEWNITHIEETREPIISSVVRETKYVRVEPGMVAGCKHIAKAYSEDKLIIELEHPQQILPELEDIETGDYINIEGNPNISLSIKPEIPGGKGTIAIATNMIPSVIEAEPGLVTMSDLPIPRTLIGEFY from the coding sequence ATGTATAGGGTTGCAATCTGGGGTTTTGGAGCTATGGGAAGTGGAATAGCAAGGAATGTTTTGAGTAAATATGACTTACAATTAGTTGGAGTTTATGATATTAGAGAAGAATATATTAATAGAGATGTAGGAGAACTATTAGGTTTGGGAAAAACAGGAATTAAAGTCTTTGATAATCCCGAAAAAATGATCGTTGAAACTAATCCCGACCTTGTTGTAATAGCAACCTCTTCTTTCATATCGAATGTAAAAGACCAAATAATTACAGTTTTAAGAAATAATGTGAATGTCATTACAATAGCAGAAGAAATGGCTTACCCTTTTTACACGGATATAGAAGCTGCTAATGAAATCAACAATGTAGCTGTTAGACACAATATGAGTGTTTTGGGAACAGGTATAAATCCTGGTTTTGTTCTTGATACGTTAATAATAACCCTGACGGGAGCTTGTTTAAACGTTAGAAAGATAAAGGCTTCAAGAATAAACGATCTTTCTCCTTTTGGGCCCACAGTGATGCAGACTCAAGGTGTAGGTTCGACACCTGAAGAGTTTGAAAAAGGGATTAGAAATGGCTCGATAGTTGGCCATATAGGATTTGAACAATCTATAGATATGATTGCGGATGCTTTAGAATGGAATATTACCCACATTGAAGAAACTAGAGAACCAATAATTTCAAGTGTTGTAAGAGAAACAAAATATGTAAGGGTAGAACCAGGAATGGTTGCTGGTTGTAAGCATATTGCTAAGGCATACTCAGAAGATAAATTGATAATCGAATTAGAACATCCTCAACAAATTCTACCTGAACTTGAAGATATTGAAACTGGTGATTATATTAATATTGAAGGTAATCCTAATATTTCTTTATCAATAAAACCAGAGATTCCTGGAGGTAAGGGTACTATAGCCATTGCTACTAATATGATACCAAGTGTTATAGAAGCGGAACCTGGATTAGTAACTATGTCTGATTTACCTATTCCAAGAACGTTAATAGGGGAATTTTATTGA
- the dnaN gene encoding DNA polymerase III subunit beta — MGFQINTKVLRDAVELANNAVSRKTTNPILSGVKLYIEDNVLHIYTTDLQTGFHKWLKVEDVDGPFSTVVEQKVFLEILSSLSSETVRVDLDGVVRLTGGNSNFKLPIMDPEEFPALTFDVSGNAIFLDKNIVSKMIDKVLFCVLKDSSPLSRNLNSVYWDFRRSGFLNLVTSDSFRLALSEIEVGEENLLSPFLLSLRSMEELRLILSSSKTEKIEIIQSGSQVLFNFEDDDLQLIFNTVEAEFPDYLAIIPQSFITKIKARTSDFLYIMKRMSIVSGKEEYTLMNIKDGLIVCYASSPDIGEAKEEIKVEQEGENIEIAYSPRFFREALEKIETVEFEFNISGEELPTILKPLEDNSYMYIIMPKRKA; from the coding sequence ATGGGTTTTCAAATAAACACTAAAGTTCTGAGAGATGCGGTGGAACTTGCTAATAATGCAGTTTCAAGAAAAACTACCAACCCTATTTTAAGTGGTGTAAAATTATATATTGAAGATAATGTTTTGCATATCTATACAACTGATTTGCAAACAGGTTTTCACAAGTGGCTAAAGGTTGAAGATGTAGATGGGCCCTTTTCGACCGTGGTTGAGCAGAAAGTTTTTTTAGAGATATTATCAAGTCTTTCTTCAGAGACGGTGCGAGTAGACTTAGACGGAGTGGTTAGATTGACCGGAGGAAATTCTAATTTTAAACTTCCAATAATGGATCCCGAAGAGTTTCCTGCTTTGACTTTTGATGTTTCCGGAAATGCTATATTCTTAGATAAAAATATTGTTTCTAAAATGATAGATAAAGTGTTATTCTGCGTTCTAAAAGATAGTTCTCCTTTATCAAGAAATCTTAACTCTGTTTATTGGGATTTTCGAAGAAGTGGGTTTTTAAACCTGGTAACTTCAGATTCTTTTAGATTAGCTTTATCAGAAATTGAAGTGGGGGAAGAAAATCTTCTATCTCCTTTTCTATTATCCTTAAGAAGTATGGAAGAGTTAAGATTGATATTATCTTCTTCTAAAACCGAAAAGATAGAAATCATTCAAAGTGGTTCGCAAGTGCTTTTTAATTTTGAAGATGATGATCTTCAATTAATTTTTAATACTGTAGAGGCAGAATTTCCAGATTATCTAGCTATTATCCCTCAAAGTTTTATAACTAAAATTAAGGCTAGGACATCTGATTTTTTATATATAATGAAGAGGATGTCTATAGTTTCTGGAAAAGAAGAATACACATTAATGAATATAAAAGATGGGTTAATAGTTTGTTATGCTAGTTCACCAGATATTGGTGAAGCTAAAGAAGAGATAAAGGTTGAACAAGAAGGAGAAAACATTGAAATAGCTTATTCTCCAAGGTTTTTTAGAGAGGCTTTAGAAAAAATAGAGACAGTTGAGTTTGAATTTAATATTTCAGGTGAGGAACTTCCTACTATTTTAAAACCTCTTGAAGATAATAGTTACATGTATATTATTATGCCGAAAAGGAAAGCTTAA
- the ispF gene encoding 2-C-methyl-D-erythritol 2,4-cyclodiphosphate synthase, with the protein MLKIGFGYDVHPFEQNRKLIVGGVEIKHPKGIGLYGHSDADVLFHALIDALLGMCGMGSIGELFPETDEYKNINSSVLLDKTCLFISKKYRMTINNIDCIIISKSVRIAPLVEDMKNNISQIIKIPTNIISIKGKSGNGLGIGGTDQGIEVYCVILGDIIEI; encoded by the coding sequence ATGTTGAAGATAGGCTTTGGTTACGATGTTCATCCTTTTGAACAAAATAGAAAATTGATAGTAGGTGGCGTGGAAATTAAACATCCTAAAGGTATTGGATTATATGGGCATTCAGATGCCGACGTTTTGTTTCATGCTTTAATAGATGCGTTATTAGGAATGTGTGGGATGGGTTCAATTGGAGAATTATTTCCTGAGACTGATGAATATAAAAACATTAATAGTAGTGTTCTTTTAGATAAGACATGTTTATTTATAAGCAAGAAATATAGAATGACTATAAACAACATAGACTGTATAATTATTTCAAAGAGCGTGAGAATTGCACCATTGGTAGAAGATATGAAAAATAATATATCTCAAATAATTAAGATACCTACGAATATAATTAGTATAAAAGGAAAAAGTGGGAATGGGCTTGGAATTGGAGGAACTGATCAAGGAATAGAGGTGTATTGTGTAATTTTGGGTGATATAATTGAAATATAA
- the ortB gene encoding 2-amino-4-oxopentanoate thiolase subunit OrtB, with protein sequence MDKSYEAVMNRQTEIIRKSIGVDYDKFEIEGIAFDYQKMMKEAGYTIAEVQKIQRETAVGNTPLVELKNINALVRKHSDRGKGARIFIKDEQTNPSGSFKDRRASVSVYRAKELGYKGVIAATSGNYGAAVASQAAKRGLKSIIVQECFDSRGIGQPEILEKERSCASYGSEIVQTTVGPELFYYTLLLLEETGFFNASLYSPYAIAGIETLGWEIAKQTQQITGRFPDVVVSTHAGGGLTTGTARGLQKAGATNTIIVGASVDLRGLHMASDNDFNRKSFTTGHTGFGIPFAVFPDRSDVPRNAARVLRYMDRYVLVTQGEVFYMTELLAKLEGLQRGPAGNTSLAAAFALAREMNEDEIIVVNETEYTGAGKLPSAQLTFAKQNNIEVKKGDPIKEDKPGERIVIPESPLQIGYIEIPMMQLKESYINQLFKRLNKTEFTRKEIEFIAEDIRESVGTVQKLIEKLRA encoded by the coding sequence ATGGATAAATCTTATGAAGCTGTAATGAACAGGCAAACAGAAATAATTAGAAAATCAATTGGGGTTGACTACGACAAATTTGAAATTGAAGGTATAGCATTTGATTATCAAAAGATGATGAAAGAAGCTGGTTATACAATAGCAGAAGTACAGAAAATACAAAGAGAAACGGCAGTTGGGAATACACCTTTAGTTGAGTTGAAAAATATAAATGCCTTGGTTAGAAAGCATTCTGATAGAGGCAAAGGTGCGAGAATATTCATAAAAGATGAACAAACAAATCCTTCAGGATCGTTTAAAGATAGAAGAGCATCTGTAAGTGTATATAGGGCTAAAGAATTGGGCTACAAAGGAGTTATTGCCGCAACAAGTGGTAACTATGGTGCAGCTGTTGCATCTCAAGCTGCTAAAAGAGGTTTAAAATCGATAATTGTTCAAGAATGTTTTGATTCAAGGGGTATTGGCCAACCAGAGATTTTAGAGAAAGAAAGGTCATGCGCCTCATATGGAAGCGAGATAGTTCAAACTACAGTTGGACCTGAATTGTTTTATTATACATTGTTGCTTTTGGAAGAGACTGGCTTTTTTAATGCCTCTCTTTATTCTCCTTATGCAATAGCCGGAATAGAGACTTTGGGTTGGGAAATTGCTAAACAAACCCAACAAATTACAGGTAGATTTCCTGATGTTGTTGTTAGCACTCATGCAGGTGGAGGTTTAACCACAGGTACAGCAAGAGGCCTCCAAAAAGCTGGGGCGACTAATACCATAATAGTTGGTGCAAGTGTGGATCTTAGAGGTCTTCATATGGCTTCTGATAATGATTTTAATAGAAAATCATTTACAACAGGACACACAGGGTTTGGTATTCCTTTTGCAGTGTTTCCAGATAGATCTGATGTTCCAAGAAATGCTGCTAGAGTTCTCAGATATATGGACAGATATGTCCTTGTTACACAAGGAGAAGTCTTCTATATGACAGAATTGCTTGCAAAGTTAGAAGGGCTTCAAAGGGGACCTGCTGGAAATACCTCATTAGCTGCTGCTTTTGCCTTAGCAAGAGAAATGAACGAAGATGAGATAATAGTTGTTAATGAAACTGAATATACAGGCGCAGGAAAATTACCTAGTGCTCAATTAACATTTGCAAAACAAAACAACATCGAAGTAAAAAAAGGAGATCCGATAAAAGAGGATAAACCCGGCGAAAGGATAGTAATTCCAGAGAGTCCTTTACAGATCGGTTATATAGAAATACCAATGATGCAATTAAAAGAATCATATATAAATCAACTTTTTAAAAGATTAAATAAAACAGAATTTACTAGAAAAGAAATAGAATTTATTGCAGAAGACATCAGAGAAAGTGTTGGAACGGTCCAAAAATTGATAGAAAAACTAAGGGCATAA
- a CDS encoding ornithine aminomutase subunit alpha, whose amino-acid sequence MKERPDDFIERSEKLQHMTDEELNKYFWELAERVVEPLVELAQTHTSPSIERSVLLRMGFNSLQAKALVERISQERLLSKGAGNVVYQLANLKNIDILQAGEELIKGNYWEEVENLFKGGSTDETSTK is encoded by the coding sequence ATGAAAGAAAGACCAGATGATTTTATTGAGAGGTCAGAGAAACTGCAACACATGACAGATGAAGAGTTGAATAAATACTTTTGGGAACTTGCAGAAAGGGTGGTAGAACCTTTAGTAGAACTAGCTCAAACGCATACTTCTCCCTCAATAGAGAGATCTGTGCTGCTTAGAATGGGATTCAACTCGTTGCAAGCAAAGGCTCTTGTTGAAAGAATTTCTCAAGAAAGACTTTTGTCAAAAGGTGCGGGTAATGTTGTATATCAACTTGCGAATCTAAAAAATATTGATATCTTGCAAGCTGGAGAAGAACTAATAAAAGGAAATTATTGGGAAGAAGTAGAAAATTTATTCAAAGGTGGGAGTACAGATGAAACTTCAACCAAATGA